From Streptomyces sp. 6-11-2, one genomic window encodes:
- a CDS encoding sugar ABC transporter substrate-binding protein: MNRVATTAATAVTLASALTLTACGGSGGGDIAANKKQTLTVWAMGTEGEKLADVAKVYEKANPNITVKITPIGWDVAHQKLVAAAAAGRLPDVMQMGSTYMAEFADMGALEPVDTKAFAEKDFFPAGWQQGTIDGETYGVPWYVDTRVLFYRTDLAKKAGVEKAPATMAELQQAAEAYQKKAGTKWGLSIQPGGLDTVQSFYQFLYSADGEIVTQDGKPVINSPAAVNALENYGSYFKKGLSEKSVRPGYDVTKDFNKGSVPMFFGGPWFMGLLDDNYPDLKGKWAVANVPTDKSSTSMAGGSALTISADSKHKAAAEEFIQYLTDAKGQTDWFKRTKDLPANVNAWRSGDLATDPNMKVWKAQMESAKVSPVQPKWTEITSKVDTAIESVTQDKSSAKEALDKAQGEIESLVK, encoded by the coding sequence ATGAACCGCGTCGCCACCACCGCCGCGACCGCCGTCACCCTGGCGTCCGCGCTGACTCTGACCGCCTGCGGCGGTTCCGGCGGCGGCGACATCGCGGCGAACAAGAAGCAGACGCTGACCGTCTGGGCGATGGGCACCGAGGGCGAGAAGCTCGCCGACGTCGCCAAGGTCTACGAGAAGGCCAACCCGAACATAACGGTCAAGATCACCCCGATCGGCTGGGACGTCGCGCACCAGAAGCTGGTCGCCGCCGCTGCCGCCGGCCGGCTGCCCGACGTGATGCAGATGGGCAGCACCTACATGGCAGAGTTCGCGGACATGGGCGCCCTGGAGCCCGTCGACACCAAGGCCTTCGCGGAGAAGGACTTCTTCCCGGCCGGCTGGCAGCAGGGCACGATCGACGGTGAGACCTACGGCGTGCCGTGGTACGTCGACACCCGCGTGCTCTTCTATCGCACCGACCTCGCCAAGAAGGCCGGCGTCGAGAAGGCCCCAGCCACCATGGCCGAGCTGCAGCAGGCCGCCGAGGCCTACCAGAAGAAGGCCGGAACCAAGTGGGGCCTGTCCATTCAACCGGGCGGCCTGGACACCGTGCAGAGCTTCTACCAGTTCCTGTACTCGGCGGACGGCGAGATCGTCACCCAGGACGGCAAGCCCGTCATCAACAGCCCAGCCGCCGTCAACGCTCTTGAGAACTACGGCAGTTACTTCAAGAAGGGCCTCAGCGAGAAGTCCGTCCGTCCCGGCTACGACGTGACGAAGGACTTCAACAAAGGCTCCGTCCCGATGTTCTTCGGCGGCCCATGGTTCATGGGCCTGCTCGACGACAACTACCCGGACCTCAAGGGTAAGTGGGCCGTCGCGAACGTGCCCACCGACAAGTCCTCCACTTCCATGGCGGGCGGCTCGGCCCTGACGATCTCGGCGGACAGCAAGCACAAAGCCGCTGCCGAGGAGTTCATCCAGTACCTGACCGACGCCAAGGGCCAGACCGACTGGTTCAAGCGCACCAAGGACCTCCCTGCCAACGTCAACGCCTGGAGGTCGGGCGACCTGGCGACCGATCCGAACATGAAGGTGTGGAAGGCCCAGATGGAGTCGGCGAAGGTCTCCCCGGTCCAGCCGAAGTGGACGGAGATCACCTCGAAGGTCGACACGGCCATCGAATCGGTTACCCAGGACAAGTCCTCCGCGAAGGAAGCCCTCGACAAGGCCCAGGGCGAGATCGAGAGCCTCGTGAAGTGA
- a CDS encoding LacI family DNA-binding transcriptional regulator yields MSTAPTVYDVAERSGVSIATVSRVYRNPDSVRAQTRERVLAVARELGYVPSGNARGLASRSTGVLGLCFPDYSDPDAESEAEASAGDEADDNVAMLYSDQIIRGMERAARRHGYALLIAASLKGGPESLVAKVAGRVDGFAVLARTVPTEELEVISRRQPVVMLAGPRESELLDHLDHIEVANAHGQRELTRHLIEDHGLRRLAYVGSAEESPDVEARFRGYVEACRAAGVEVGDEPDLRAGMMTQAEGARAADTLLDRRGERPDALLFANDQMAVGALHTLERRGVRVPEDVAVTGFDGIALSRLVRPALTTVRQPMRRMGEEAVELLVRRLNGSQGGEPVSMMLPVSVVRRASCGCERCP; encoded by the coding sequence GTGAGCACAGCCCCCACGGTGTACGACGTCGCCGAGCGCTCCGGCGTCTCCATCGCCACCGTGTCCCGGGTTTACCGCAACCCCGACTCGGTCCGCGCGCAGACCCGTGAACGGGTCCTCGCGGTGGCCCGTGAGCTCGGCTACGTACCCAGTGGGAACGCGCGCGGCCTCGCCAGCCGCTCCACCGGCGTCCTCGGTCTGTGCTTCCCCGACTACTCCGACCCGGACGCCGAGTCCGAGGCGGAGGCCAGCGCTGGTGACGAGGCGGACGACAACGTCGCGATGCTCTACTCCGACCAGATCATCCGTGGCATGGAGCGCGCCGCGCGCCGCCACGGGTACGCGCTGCTCATCGCGGCGTCCCTAAAGGGAGGGCCGGAGAGCCTGGTGGCGAAGGTGGCGGGCCGGGTAGACGGCTTCGCCGTGCTCGCCCGCACGGTGCCGACCGAGGAGCTGGAAGTCATATCGCGCCGGCAGCCGGTGGTGATGCTCGCCGGGCCGCGCGAGTCCGAGCTGCTCGACCACCTGGACCACATCGAGGTCGCCAACGCCCACGGCCAGCGCGAACTGACCCGCCACCTCATCGAAGACCACGGCCTTCGCCGGCTTGCCTACGTCGGCTCCGCCGAGGAGTCGCCGGACGTCGAGGCACGCTTTCGCGGGTACGTCGAGGCGTGCCGGGCCGCGGGGGTGGAGGTGGGCGACGAGCCGGATCTGCGGGCCGGGATGATGACGCAGGCGGAAGGCGCGCGGGCCGCCGACACACTGCTGGACCGGCGCGGCGAACGCCCCGATGCACTGCTCTTCGCCAATGACCAGATGGCGGTGGGCGCCCTGCACACGCTGGAACGGCGCGGTGTCCGGGTCCCCGAGGACGTGGCTGTCACCGGCTTCGACGGCATCGCGCTGAGCCGCCTCGTGCGGCCGGCACTGACGACGGTGCGACAGCCTATGCGACGGATGGGCGAGGAGGCGGTTGAACTGCTCGTACGTCGGCTCAACGGCTCGCAAGGTGGGGAGCCAGTGTCAATGATGCTGCCGGTGTCTGTGGTACGGCGGGCGAGTTGCGGGTGCGAGCGATGCCCCTGA
- a CDS encoding STAS domain-containing protein produces the protein MRTTIVCTEDIAVSCDQVNGWTVVEVDGEVDVRTHSRIREAVITLLGDGHRHFVLDLCFVPFLDSMGLGTVVAVTRLIRQFEGSLRITCPSARMLKVFQHGGLGDAYEFYDSPQDATCQAPTGDGLAHWPGTHG, from the coding sequence ATGCGAACGACCATCGTCTGCACCGAGGACATCGCCGTCAGCTGCGACCAGGTGAACGGCTGGACCGTTGTTGAGGTCGACGGCGAGGTAGATGTCCGTACTCATTCCAGGATCCGTGAAGCAGTGATCACGCTGCTTGGTGACGGGCACCGGCACTTCGTCCTGGACCTGTGCTTCGTGCCGTTCCTCGACTCGATGGGGCTCGGCACGGTGGTAGCGGTCACCAGGCTCATCCGGCAGTTCGAGGGATCGCTGCGGATCACGTGCCCCTCCGCCCGCATGCTCAAGGTCTTTCAACACGGCGGCCTGGGCGACGCGTACGAGTTCTACGACTCGCCACAGGATGCGACGTGCCAGGCACCGACGGGTGACGGCCTGGCGCACTGGCCTGGCACCCACGGCTGA
- a CDS encoding ABC transporter substrate-binding protein produces MNRRSFLMGGAAALGAATLAACGNPATLPKSMEAVRPGAGGPSRGGVLHFGLSTDPANLDPHVSTGSASDYLRQLVYNGLVQFDGAGEIVADLASEFGWADRLTYKVRLRPKVAFHDGSAMTAEDVVFSFRRMMDKETAATSGQLLDAVESVEAADATTVVFRLRQPDVAFPFALAAPTSNVVSKRWIESGANTKTQMMGTGPFRFVERIPGVSTTFVRFEHYFEPELPYLNGIVFQPMGDDYARVTALRTATVDMIDYVPATHVGVITRNPRLQFASDRTFGFGFVGFVTSKPPFNDVRVRKAIALSINRPSVLDTALLGHGQAMDGALMSDSFARYARQLDGTMPYDPEQARFLLKQAGHEGLALPVVTTSSYSVIARPAQAMLPGLRAAGLKVELTQQEWLTFRASVAAKTFPVHSWGTAPKFGDPASLADFIGGTGAFAMNLDFQDDRIDELLAQGRQTADPGLRDEIYLETERRALELVPMTYTVRREQGEAHYHYVKGYQHPPKGAWTAVALRRTWMEKAA; encoded by the coding sequence ATGAACAGGCGGAGCTTCCTCATGGGAGGCGCCGCCGCGTTGGGGGCCGCCACCTTGGCCGCCTGCGGCAATCCGGCGACTCTGCCCAAATCCATGGAGGCCGTCCGGCCGGGGGCCGGCGGTCCGAGCCGGGGCGGGGTGCTCCACTTCGGGCTCTCCACCGACCCGGCCAACCTGGATCCGCATGTCTCTACCGGCAGCGCCTCCGACTACCTGCGGCAGCTCGTCTACAACGGCCTGGTCCAGTTCGACGGCGCCGGGGAGATCGTCGCCGACCTCGCGTCCGAGTTCGGCTGGGCCGACCGGCTGACGTACAAGGTCAGGCTGCGGCCGAAGGTGGCCTTCCACGACGGGTCGGCGATGACCGCCGAGGACGTGGTCTTCTCCTTCCGCCGGATGATGGACAAGGAGACCGCGGCTACCTCCGGTCAGCTGCTCGATGCGGTGGAATCCGTCGAGGCGGCCGACGCCACCACGGTGGTGTTCCGCCTGAGGCAGCCCGACGTGGCTTTCCCGTTCGCCCTGGCGGCACCGACGTCCAACGTCGTCTCGAAGCGGTGGATCGAGTCCGGCGCCAACACCAAGACCCAGATGATGGGCACCGGCCCGTTCCGGTTCGTGGAGCGCATCCCGGGCGTGAGCACCACCTTTGTCCGGTTCGAGCACTACTTCGAGCCCGAACTGCCGTATCTCAACGGGATCGTCTTCCAGCCCATGGGCGACGACTACGCCCGGGTGACAGCACTGCGCACGGCCACCGTAGACATGATCGACTACGTGCCGGCCACTCACGTCGGTGTCATCACGCGCAACCCCCGGTTGCAGTTCGCCTCCGACCGGACCTTCGGCTTCGGCTTCGTCGGGTTCGTGACCAGCAAGCCGCCCTTCAACGACGTACGAGTCCGTAAGGCGATCGCCCTCTCGATCAACCGGCCGTCAGTCCTCGATACCGCGCTACTGGGGCACGGACAGGCCATGGACGGGGCGCTCATGTCCGACTCCTTCGCCCGCTATGCACGGCAACTCGACGGCACGATGCCCTACGACCCGGAGCAGGCGAGGTTCCTGCTCAAGCAGGCAGGGCACGAGGGGCTCGCGCTGCCGGTCGTCACCACCAGCTCGTACTCCGTGATCGCTCGGCCGGCGCAGGCCATGCTGCCCGGGCTGCGCGCGGCCGGCCTGAAGGTGGAACTCACCCAGCAGGAGTGGCTGACCTTCCGAGCCAGCGTGGCCGCCAAGACATTCCCGGTCCACTCGTGGGGGACGGCACCGAAGTTCGGCGATCCCGCCTCCCTCGCCGACTTCATCGGCGGCACCGGCGCCTTCGCGATGAACCTCGACTTCCAGGACGACCGGATCGACGAACTCCTCGCCCAGGGGCGGCAGACGGCCGACCCCGGCCTGCGGGACGAGATCTACCTGGAAACGGAGCGGCGGGCGCTGGAGCTGGTCCCGATGACCTACACCGTCCGCCGTGAGCAGGGCGAGGCCCACTACCACTACGTCAAGGGCTACCAACACCCGCCGAAAGGTGCGTGGACCGCCGTGGCCCTCCGTCGGACCTGGATGGAGAAGGCAGCGTGA
- a CDS encoding ABC transporter permease, producing MRRFLFRRFAQAAVQLFVVGSIVFFLVRLIPGDPARAALGDSATEEQVAQTRQAMHLDEPFMKQFLGFWGRLFQGDLGTSLISGREVMQDLPSRIGNSLELVLIALAVSLVLGIVLGRLAATRADRPADHALVAGSIFGISLPVFVVGTLLLLVFAFLLPILPPRRFTSPLEDPLTHLQTLILPVITLTAASCAVITRMTRAAMLETLTADYVRTARSKGLVERRVINRHALRTAMLPVVSATTVELTTLIGSTVLVETIFGWPGMSSLLMAAVGQRDYPVIQAVVLAVATIVILVNLVGDLVVRALDPRAEDN from the coding sequence GTGAGGCGTTTCCTGTTCAGACGGTTCGCCCAGGCGGCCGTGCAGTTGTTCGTTGTCGGCAGCATCGTTTTCTTCCTGGTCCGGCTCATACCCGGCGATCCCGCCAGGGCCGCCCTCGGCGATTCCGCCACGGAGGAGCAGGTTGCCCAGACACGGCAGGCGATGCACCTCGACGAGCCCTTCATGAAGCAGTTCCTCGGGTTCTGGGGGCGACTCTTCCAGGGCGACCTGGGCACCTCCCTGATCAGCGGCCGGGAGGTGATGCAGGATCTGCCGTCCCGGATCGGCAACTCCCTCGAACTGGTCCTCATCGCCCTGGCCGTCTCGCTGGTGCTCGGCATCGTCCTCGGCCGGCTGGCCGCCACCCGTGCCGACCGGCCGGCGGACCACGCGCTGGTCGCAGGGTCGATCTTCGGGATCTCCCTCCCTGTCTTCGTTGTCGGCACGCTGCTGCTGCTTGTCTTCGCGTTCCTCCTCCCCATCCTGCCGCCGCGCCGCTTCACCTCGCCGCTGGAGGACCCCCTCACGCATCTGCAGACGCTGATCCTGCCGGTGATCACGCTGACCGCGGCGTCGTGCGCCGTGATCACCAGAATGACCAGGGCGGCCATGCTCGAGACGCTCACTGCGGACTACGTCCGCACCGCGCGCTCCAAAGGGCTGGTCGAACGGCGTGTGATCAACCGCCACGCCCTGCGCACCGCCATGCTGCCCGTGGTCTCCGCGACCACGGTCGAGCTGACCACGCTCATCGGCAGCACCGTCCTGGTGGAGACCATCTTCGGCTGGCCCGGCATGAGTTCGCTGCTGATGGCCGCCGTGGGACAGCGCGACTACCCCGTCATACAGGCCGTGGTGCTGGCCGTCGCGACCATCGTCATCCTGGTCAACCTGGTCGGAGACCTGGTGGTCAGGGCCCTCGACCCCCGGGCGGAGGACAACTGA
- a CDS encoding ABC transporter permease, whose translation MTTVPQPLVQAPPDAPTSGGSGQKSFLRRMVANRRTSVAGALLLLVALLAVFAPLIAPHDYRDIVGKPLSSGGVLGIDDFGRDVLSRLLIGLRTSLEVALSAVLVAAVLGVALGLVAGYAGRRISVVIMRGIDILLSFPPIVLAIAVVAVLGPALVNVVLVIGVLYIPRFTRIVYSQVLAIRHVEYVEASEIMGTRPAVIALRTILPNVAAPVIVQLSLSVSFAIQMEAGLSFLGLGAQPPLPSLGTMVGSGRDFLEVQPTLLVYPSALIIVVVLALNVFGDGMRDLLDPRRRGRSS comes from the coding sequence ATGACCACTGTTCCGCAACCCCTGGTGCAGGCCCCGCCAGATGCACCAACGAGCGGCGGTAGCGGCCAGAAATCCTTTCTCAGAAGGATGGTGGCGAACCGCAGGACCTCCGTGGCGGGCGCCTTGCTGCTGCTGGTCGCTCTCCTCGCCGTCTTCGCACCGCTGATCGCCCCGCACGACTACCGCGACATCGTCGGCAAACCACTCTCCTCGGGCGGGGTCCTGGGCATCGACGACTTCGGCCGCGACGTCCTCTCCCGACTGCTCATCGGTCTCCGCACCTCCCTGGAAGTGGCACTGTCGGCCGTTTTGGTGGCCGCGGTGCTGGGCGTGGCGCTGGGGCTGGTGGCCGGATACGCCGGCCGCCGGATCTCGGTCGTCATCATGCGCGGCATCGACATCCTGCTCAGCTTCCCGCCGATCGTGCTGGCGATCGCGGTGGTGGCGGTGCTCGGCCCGGCGCTGGTCAACGTGGTACTGGTGATCGGCGTGCTCTACATCCCCCGGTTCACCAGGATCGTCTACAGCCAAGTGCTCGCGATCAGGCACGTGGAATACGTCGAGGCCTCGGAGATCATGGGCACGCGACCGGCCGTCATCGCCCTCCGGACGATTCTGCCGAATGTCGCCGCCCCCGTGATCGTGCAGCTCAGCCTCTCGGTGAGCTTCGCCATCCAAATGGAGGCCGGCCTCAGCTTCCTCGGCCTCGGGGCGCAGCCGCCACTGCCGTCCCTGGGCACGATGGTCGGCTCCGGACGCGACTTCCTCGAGGTCCAGCCCACCCTGCTGGTCTACCCCTCCGCACTGATCATCGTCGTCGTCCTCGCGCTCAACGTCTTCGGCGACGGCATGCGCGACCTGCTCGACCCGCGCCGTCGCGGCAGGAGTTCCTGA
- a CDS encoding creatininase family protein: MTAALPTTHRLGELSWTQVKQLAEQDPIILLPIGAVEQHGPHLPVHEDSIVAEWVADRLAKDNNCYVAPALHYGHSGTFRGYPGNLSLSQATLRTVTYELIEALVQSGFRRIVIIDNNGGNVGPVTGASLDARRDFGVLIGHLYPWQLGYALMRDVYEDPATAYGHGAEPEHSAMLALFPDQVQSDLAVAGGLESADGWTPTSYNEAAIPGYDVRGTVLWDFSEVSPTGCTGDVSLGSAKTGEIWIERVIGFCSAYLQEYARNTSAK; this comes from the coding sequence ATGACCGCGGCTCTCCCCACCACCCACCGGCTCGGCGAACTCTCCTGGACCCAGGTGAAGCAACTGGCCGAACAGGACCCGATCATCCTGCTGCCCATAGGCGCGGTCGAGCAGCACGGGCCGCACCTGCCGGTCCACGAGGACTCCATCGTCGCCGAGTGGGTGGCCGACCGGCTGGCCAAGGACAACAACTGCTATGTCGCACCTGCGCTCCACTACGGGCACTCCGGCACCTTCCGCGGTTACCCCGGCAACCTGTCGCTGAGCCAGGCGACGCTGCGCACGGTCACCTACGAACTCATCGAGGCGCTGGTCCAGTCCGGCTTCCGACGCATCGTCATCATCGACAACAACGGCGGCAACGTCGGGCCGGTCACTGGTGCGAGCCTTGACGCGCGGCGCGACTTCGGGGTCCTGATCGGGCATCTCTACCCCTGGCAACTGGGCTATGCGCTCATGCGGGACGTGTACGAGGACCCGGCGACGGCGTACGGCCACGGGGCGGAGCCCGAGCACTCCGCGATGCTCGCGCTCTTCCCCGACCAGGTGCAGAGCGACCTCGCCGTCGCCGGCGGCCTGGAGTCCGCCGACGGCTGGACACCGACCAGCTACAACGAGGCGGCAATCCCCGGCTATGACGTCCGCGGCACCGTCCTGTGGGACTTCTCCGAGGTCAGCCCGACCGGGTGCACCGGCGACGTGAGCCTGGGCAGCGCGAAGACCGGCGAGATCTGGATCGAGCGGGTGATCGGGTTCTGCTCCGCCTACCTGCAGGAGTACGCCCGGAACACCTCGGCCAAGTAG